Within Burkholderia cepacia GG4, the genomic segment CAAGAAGCAGCGCTTCGCGGTCGCGCACATCGCAACGGAAGCGGCGCTCGAGGAAGAATGGGCCGCGCTTCCGGTCGCCGCGCTTTTTGAGCCTGCGCGAATCTCGGCCATCCACGAGCGGTTCTTTTCCTGTTTGCCTGCGGATGAGCGACTCACCGAGGGCGGAGAGACCATTGTTCCGGGCGAGCTTCGGCGGCCGGTGTTGCGTTGGCCCGTCAAGCCTTCGCCGTATCGCCCGAATCGAACGGCAGCACATAATGCCGCTTGCCGGTCGCCGCGAAGATCGCGTTGGCCACCGCCGGCCCGACCGGTGCCACACCCGGCTCGCCGACACCGGTCGGCGCTTCCGCCGACGGCACGATGTGCACCTCGACCTTCGGCATTTCCGCCATCCGCAGCACGTGGTAGCCGTCGAAGTTGCGCTGCTCGACGTGGCCGTCCTTCAGCGTGATCGCGCTGTGCAGCACCGCGCCGAGCCCGAAGCCGATGCCGCCTTCCATCTGCGCGGCGACGATGTCGGGATTGATCGCGATCCCGCAGTCGACCGCGCACACCACGCGCTCGACCTTCACCTTGCCGTCGGCGTCGACCGATACCTCGGCCACTTGCGCGACATAGCTCCCGAACGCCTCGGCCACCGCGATGCCGCGCCCGCGGCCCTTCGGCAGCGGCTTCGCCGGATCCCAGCCGGCCTTCTGCGCGGCCAGCTCCAGCACCGCGCGCATCCGTGGCTCCTTCGCGAGCAGGTCGCGGCGGAACAGGTACGGATCCTTGCCCGCCGAGTGCGCAGCTTCGTCGATGAACGCCTCGACCGCGTAGGCCGTGTGCGAGCTGCCGACCACGCGCCACCACAGCACGGGCACGCCAACCTTGGTGGTGGTGAGTTCGACCGACACGTTCGGCACCGTGTACGGCAGGTTCGTCGCGCCCTCGACCGACGTCGCGTCGACCCCGTTCTTGACCATGAACGGCTCGAACGGCGTGCCGGCGAGGATCGACTGGCCGACGATCCGGTGGCGCCAGCCGACCAGCCGGCCGTCCGCGGTGAGCCCCGCATCGAGCTTGTGGAAGTACATCGGGCGATAGAAGCCGCCCTGGATGTCGTCCTCGCGTGTCCACTGCAGCTTGAGCGGCTTGCCGTCCGCGCCCAGCGCCTTCGCGATCGACACGGCCTCGACCACGTAGTCCGACCACGCGTTCGCGCGCCGGCCGAAGCTGCCGCCCGCGTACAGCGTGTGGATCTGCACCTGCTCGGGCTTCAGGCCCGCGACCTGAGCGGCGTTGCCCTGGTCGACCGTCTGGAACTGGTCGCCGGCCCAGATCTCGCAGCTGTCGGCCGTCAGCTTGACGACCGCGTCGAGCGGCTCCATCGGCGCGTGCGCGAGATACGGGAATGCGTACGTCGCGCTGATCTTGCGCGCGGCGCCCGCGATCGCCGCGTCGGCATCGCCGTCCTTGCGCGCCGACACGCCGGGCTTCGTGGCGAGCTCCCGGTATTCGCGCATGAGCTCGTCCGAGCTGCGCTTTTCGGCGTTCGTTTCGTCCCATTCGACCTTCAGCGCGTCGCGGCCCTGTTTCGCGGCCCAGAAGCCGGTCGCGACGACCGCGATGCCGCGCGGCACCTGCACGATCGACACCACGCCCGGCACGGCCTTCGCGGCCGACGCGTCGAACGACTTGACCGTCGCGCCGAAGCGCGGCGGGCGCTGCAGCAGCGCGACGCGCATCCCGGGGAAGGTCGTGTCGAGCGTGAAATGCGCGGTGCCGTTCGATTTCGCGGCTGCGTCGACGCGCGGAATGCGCTGGCCGATCAGCTTGAAGTCGGCCGGCTGCTTCAGCGTGACCTTGTCGGGCACCGGCAGTTTCGACGCATCGGCAATCAGCGTGCCGTAGGCGGCCGTCTTGCCGCTCTTCGCATGCTTGACGACGCCGTTGGCGGTGGCCAGCTCGCCGGCCGGCACCTTCCAGCGTGCCGCCGCGGCCGACACGAGCATCGCGCGGGCCTTGCCGCCCGCTTCGCGCAGCTGCTGCCACGAGTTCGACATGGCCGAGCTGCCGCCCGTGGCCTGCATCGTGCCGAACGCGCGGTTCGCATAGCGTTTCGCGTCGGCCGGCGCGCTTTCGACGCGCACGCTCGACCAGTCGGCGTCGAGTTCCTCGGCGACGATTGTCGCGATGCCCGTGTACGCACCCTGGCCGAGTTCGACGTGCTTGGCGATCACGGTGACGGCGCCGTCGGGCGTGATGCGCAGGAACGCGTTCGGCGCGAAGTCGGCGGCGGGTGCCGTGGCGGCGAGCGCGCGGCGGCCGAGGCCGGCCCATTCGAAGCCGATCGTCAGGCTGACGACGGCCGTGGCGCCCGCGGCCTTCAGAAACGTACGACGCGATGGCCGTACCGAACCGGGATGGTCGAGTTCGATCGTCATGGTCAGGCTCCCAGCGTTGCGGCCGCGTCGTGGATCGCGGCCCGGATACGGGCGTAGGTCGCACAGCGGCAGATGTTGCCGTTCATCGCGGCGTCGATGTCCGCGTCGGTCGGCTTCGGGTTCTGTTCGAGCAGCGCGGTGGCCGACATGATCTGGCCGGACTGGCAATAGCCGCACTGCGGCACCTGCAGCTTCACCCAGGCGGCCTGCACGGCCTGCGCGGGCTTGCTCTGCAGGCCTTCGATCGTCGTGATGTGCCTGTCCGCGATGCCCGCGAGCGGCAGCACGCACGAGCGCACGGCCTGGCCTTCGAGATGGACGGTGCACGCGCCGCACTGCGCCATGCCGCAGCCGAACTTCGTGCCGGTCAGCCCCGCGTGCTCGCGGATCGCCCAGAGGACGGGCATCGACGGATCGGCGTCGAGCGTGACGCTCTTGCCGTTCAGGACAAACGAGGTGGGCATTGTGTTGTCTCCGTGGGGAAAACCCGGCATGGGCCAGGTCAGCGGGCAGTGTGCGCGACCCGTCGAATTTTGCGTCTACCCAATCCTGCAAATTTATTGAACAATCCTGCAAATCCCCGGCACGCTGCGGAGCGTTTCGCTATGCTCCCGCGATTCAGGGAATTGAATCGAGGACTCCGTCATGGACATGACCGATATCGCGGAATCGCGCGAATCCGGGCGGCGCGAACTGGCGACGCTGATCGGCCGTTTCGCGCCGGTGGACGGCTCCCACTCGACCGCCGTGCCGGCATTGATGCTGCACCGGCACACGCATCCGGTCGATCTCGGTTGTGGCGTGTCGCGGGCCGCGCTCGTGATCGCCGCGCAGGGCGCGAAGCGCGTGATCGTGGCTGGCCAGGCTTACGAATACGACTCGCAGAACTGCCTGATTACGTCGATCGACTTGCCGATTCTCTCGCGCGTGACGCAGGCTTCGCCGGAGGCACCGTACCTTTGCCTGTCGCTGACGCTCGATCCGCAGCGCATCGTCGAGTTCGCGGCCGAGATGCGGCTGCCGGAGCCCGATGGGGGCCCCGAAGGCGAGGGCATCGCGCTCGCCGCACTCACGCCGCCGCTGCTCGATGCCGCGCTGCGGCTGTTGCGGCTGCTCGATATGCCGGCCGACATTCCGGTGATCGCGCCGTTGATCGAAAAGGAAGTGCTGTACCGGCTGATGACGAGCGAGCAGGGCACGCGGTTGCGGCAGATGGCCGTCGCCGGCAGCAAGACGCACCGGATCGCGCGCGCGATCGAATGGATCCGCGATCACTACGCGGAGCCGATGCGCGTCGAGACACTCGCGCAGGCGGTCAACATGAGCGTGTCGTCGCTCCATCATCACTTCAAGCACGTGACCACGCTGAGCCCGCTGCAATACCAGAAGCAGCTGCGGCTGCACGAGGCACGGCGGCTGCTGTTGAGGCAGGGCGGCGACGTCGGCTCGGTAGCCGCGACCGTCGGCTACGAAAGCGCGTCGCAGTTCAGCCGCGAATACAGCCGGCTGTTCGGCGCGCCGCCGATGCGCGACGTCGTGCACTTGCGCAAGAAGGAACTGCTGGGCACGTAGCGGCGCCACCGGCCATGTCGCGATGACGCTGGTTATCAGGAATGACGCGGCGCTTCGCAGCCCGGCACGTCGTTCACCGGCCGCGCACCGGAATCGGATCCCGGGCAAGCAGCGTGCCAGCGACGCCGAATACATACGCCATCAGGGCATCGGATCGTGCAGCCGCGCGCTGCACGCGCTTCCGTTTCATGCATGCATCCTGCCGACGGATGAACGGGTGCGCCATCTGCCGGCCCGGTACGAACCAGCCTCTCGAAATGCGCAAGAAAGTCGCGCTACAGCGGGTTTTCAGCGGTAAATCGAGCGCTGCACGAGCAAGTTTCAGCAAAGAGAATTGCGGTCGATGCCGATTCGGAAAATGTTTCTGTCGCGTATCGCGGTCGTCCGATCCGGCGCGAGGCCAGCGTGATCCGCGCATTGAACGCGATGGCTGTCGGCATTGGATGTCCTCGAGTTGAATGACAAAAGTAAAAGTCGATGAGGCGTGTTGAAGGGTTCGCTCGCGCTGTCGATCTACAAGTGATCCCGTCGGTATTTTCACGGATGAATCAATTGCGTTTCGGGTCTGTGCGGTGCGCACACCTGGAGGCGTATCGATGCCCGCCGCGTCGGCCCCGCGATAACGGCTTCCGCGTGATTCGAAGCGCGATCCGCAAGGTACCGCGGGGCGTCGAACGGGCCTCAGCAGGCGATTTGCGGGCGGCAAAGCGCACATCGGCCGGGACGTGCGGCGGGGCAGTTCTCAAGTTTGAAACACGCGTTCACCGCCCCCCTTCACGAGGCCCGGTGCGCCGCACTCGTCCGTCATTTACGGCATTGCTTCTCGGCATTCAATGATCGATCCATGTTGCCGACCGTTGTTGCGATACATTCCTGAAACAAAAAGTGCGGTTCCTGGCGATAGGGCTCGGTATAGCGGTCGGTATACGACGCACAACGGGCGGTGGAATCACGCGTGGCATGCCGCTTGCAATATTGGACGCACCGGCGAGCGGTCGACCAGATGTAACAAGGATGGGGGGCGGCCAACTCGTCAATAAGCAGTCGGGGAAATGGCGATGAAGACCAATCGCAGTAACTGGATCCGCGCATTCTTCACGCAACGGTGGGGTGGCCGGACAGTTTGGGGTAAGACTCGCGACGCAGTGCCAGCTTCGCGGGTTCCTCTTCGCCGGATTCACGGCATCCGCACGTTGCGCGCACTGGAGCATCTGTCGCTTCGTGCGGCAACCAGCCGACAGCGGTGCTCACCTTTATTCAGTTTCCCCGGATGGAACAGGCTGTTCGTGCCGGACAGCTTGATGCCGATTCGTCTTCGGCCGTGCAGGGCCGTTTCGATTGCGCCGGGCCAATACCGGCACTGGCTGGACTAGATCGGACGCCCATTGGCCGGATTGCCCGGAAGATATTTTGACCGGTTGCTCAGGGAGAAACGATGCCGCCTGATTGTGATGCATATCCGTTGGCGTCCGGCTGAGGCTGGCGTTTGCAACGGCGCTGCATTTGCGGCGGGCAATTATATTCGCGCATTTTTGATTGCTGAGGCGGGTGCCGCATGCCGGCATGTCGCAATGCTGGTATCGAAAAGAAAATGATTCGGAATGGAAATCTAACGATTCCGGAATCGTGATGAAATTTGCTTTCGATAATTGCATTGACTCATACGCCTTATCGAAAATATATCTAAAAAAGTTCGTAAAAATAAAAGTGCGAACCTAAACTTCGACTGGCAAAAATCGCGGGATCTCGGATTCGAGATGAGTCGATACTTTGTAATTGGATAGTGATCCTTATTTTTGAGGATTGCTCATGGCAGGGAAGTTGAAGGCGTGCAGCTTTCCTTGCTTGTTCCGTCCACGCCGTTATGGAGTCGACCATGAAGAAGCTTCTGATTGCAGCAGCAGTTATGGCGGTTTCGGGTGCAGCGTTCGCAGCGAACGGCACGGTATCGACCAGCGCTTCGTCGAGCGGAGGCCAAACGATGGCCGGGGTTGCCGGATTCGGTCACTTCACCGCGACCGATTCGGGCGCTGCACTCGGCGCAGCTGGCGCGACGGCCGGTGGCGGCAGCAGCGGTGCGGTCTCGTTCACGGACCACACCAACACGTCGACGGTGGGCGGCTTCGGCTTCGGTGGCGCACAAGCCGGTGGCATGAGCGGCGCGACTGCCGGCTCGAACGGCTGGACGATCCACTACTAAGCCGCGGCGCATAGCGTTCGTCATTGGCTGGTGGCACGGCTGCCGGGTCACGCTCCGTAAGAGCGGCCCGGCGGGCCTTGCCACTGAACTTCCTCACAGCAAGGAATTGCTATGAAAGCCAACGTCTTTTTAGCGGCAGCGCTCACCGTCCTCTCGTCAGCCGTCATGGCTGCCGGTCCGTCGTCGACATTCAACCAGACGCAATCCGTTGCAGCAGGCGTCTCCGGTTCGGTGCTGGTGGGCTCCGGCGGTTATACGAGCAATTCGAATTCGGTAGCGGGCGCAAACGCTGGAAGTACCGTCACACCCGCAGGATCCGCCGGCACGGCATCTGCTTACCACAACTCGACTTCGACGGCCAGCGGCTCCGGCACGAACGGCGGTGCGTTTGCAGCAGGCGGCGGTATCGGCGCCGCAGGCTCGTTCGGTGGAACCAGCAACACGAGCGAGAACGCAAATGCTCTGTCGGGAGGGGTGACCGCCACGATCGTACTCGGCGCGAACCACTACACGGCAACGGGTGCGAACGACAACGGCACGGCCAATGCAGGTGCCGCCGGCGTGACGGGCAGTGGCGGGTCGGGCACGATCGCCGGTTCGAACCACTACAACTCGTCCACCGTGTGGGGCACCGGTCCGGCCGGATCGCCATCCGCATCGGGCGGCAGCCAGGGCAGTTCTGGCGCGACTGCAAGCAGTCCTTAACAGGGTGTTGGGGGACCAGTTTCCCAGCGACGCTGGTCTCTTGCCTTGCCCTGTTGTCACCGTAAGGAGTTGGCATGAAGCAGAAACTGATTGCCGCCGCTCTGATGCTCGCGTCTCTGACGGCATATGGCGCTGACCGTGCTGCCGAGGACGTGCAATCGAATTTGCAGACGTCAAACCCTGCAACCAACCCGTCACAACAACCCGTGCTTTCGTCGGGCAGTGCCATCGGCGCACCGAACTCCCAGCCATGGCCGGGCGTGTCGGGCGGTTCGTGGTCCCAGCTGGGGAGCGGCTGGAAGCAGTTCGGGGAAGCAGGCAAATCTGAAGGAATTCAGGGGAATTAATACGGTTGCCTGGGTGGGAGGTCAAACCTCGTCCGGAGATTGAAATGAACAGCAACAAGATCAGGGTGGCATGTGCGGCAATGTTCGCAATGGCCACGATCGGTGCCCAAGCGCAAACCGCCGACTCGACTTCAAGCGCGCAATCCTCGACTTCGTCGACGGCAGTCAGCCTCGGCGGCGGGGCGAGCATGAACACGAACACCACGACCGGTGGCAATGCCACGAGCAGCAGCGCGGTTCGCGGCAGCGGCAATTCGAGCGTGCAGGTCAACTTGACGATGCCGTCCTCCACGAGCGGGGGGGCGAACGTGACGCCGCAGAGCGCGAGCTCGCTCGCGGCGGGCGCACCCGGCACCAGCCCGTACAACACCCAGGCGGCTGAAAACGTCAACTACTCGGGCACCCAGACGATCAAGACGAACCCGGCGATCCAGGCGCCAGGTCTCACGACCACGTTGTCCGATACCTGCATGGGCTCGGTGAGCGTCGGCGTGTCGTTCCCGGGGTTCGGCGCGACCGGCGGCACGACCCTGGTCGACCAGGCTTGCGTGCGCCGTCTCGATGCACGTGAATTCCGCGCGATGGGGTTGACCGACGTCGCGCTCGCGCTGCTCTGCCAGAGCGATGCGAACCGGCGCGCGGTGGAGGCGACCGGGCACCTGTGCCCGGGCACCACCGCGCCGCTCGCGCGCTCGAACGTCGCGCCCGCCGCCGACGCGACCGTGGCCGACGACGTGAAGTATCACGATCCGCTCGTACGCAACCGCATGGGGCTACCGCCGATCGACGCGGCCGCGCCGGCGCCCGTGCAGACGCGGCCGGTCGCGACGACCGCGGTCCAGGCGGCGCCGATCCCGGTGCCGATGCCGGTGCCTGCGCCGTCGATTGCCGCGCCTGCCGTCAGCGCGGTGCCGGCCGCTACGCAAGCCGCCGCCGTGAAGGCATCGCAAGCCGCTGCCGTCGTGCCGGCTGCCGCAGCCGCGCCGGTTGCCGCGGCTGCACCGGCGGTCGCCGCTGCGCCTGCAGTTGCCGCTGCGCCTGCGGTCGCACCGGCCGCGATGAGCGCGGTTCCTGCTGCCGCCGTCGTCGCCGTGCCGGCCGTAGCCAACAAGGCACCGGAACCCGCACCGGTTGTCGCCGACAAGGCACCGCAGCCGGCACCGGTCGTTGCCGAGAAGACACCGGAGCCCGCACCGGTCGTTGCCGAGAAGGCACCGGAGCCCGCACCGGTCGTCGCCGAGAAGACACCGGAACCGGCACCGGTCGTCGCCGAGAAGACACCGGAGCCCGCACCGGTCGTTGCCGAGAAGGCACCGGAACCGGCACCGATCGTTGCCGACAAGGCACCGGAACCCGCGCCGGCGGCGACCGACAACGCAGCGCAAGTCGCACCGGTGGCCGATGCGAAGGCAGCCGAACCGGCAGCGCAAGCGGCCGCCGAAGCACCGGCACCGGAAGCTGCACAGCCCGCGGTTGAATCTGCCGCCGCGCCGGCTGCGGACATGCCGGCGGTGTCCGAGCCGGCCCCGGTCGACCAGCAGGCCGCACCGGCCGCACCGGTCATGCCGGCTCCGGCCGTCATCTCGACGAGCACGTCGTCGTAAGCAAGCGGGTCCGGCTCCCGCGCGACCGGTCCACCGGTCGCACGGGAGCCGCCGGGACTCGCTGCGCGACGCGCGTCGCAAGTTCGACGGGTGTTGGCCCCTCCCCGAGGTCAACACCTCTTTTTGCCTGACGAGGGTACAAGGAGGCCTCAATGATGAGGATCTTTTTGGTCGCTCTTCTGCTGTACGGCTCACAAGCCGTTGCGCAGTCGGTTTTCCAGAACCCTGCGGTCTTTGTCATCCTGAGCGAGCAGACCCTCGCGAACGCCGCGAGCGTCGAGCAGGCGCTGACGACGCTCGGCCGCCCGGACAACACGGCCTGCGTGCCGATGATGATGATCGGCGAGCCGCAGATGATTTACATGATGCCGGAGGAAGGACACGCACCGTCGTGGCAGTCGCCGGTGTACGGTCGCGGCGCGCCATTCGAGGCGCAGAACGGACCGCACCCGACGGGCAAGACGATCGGCGCAATGCAGCACGCGGAAGACATGCAGACGCAGCCGTGGAGCGACAGCAGCGCGATCACGCAGAAAATCGCTGGCGAATCGAGCTTGTCCGCGTCGGATCGGGTCAATGACTGGCAACGCAGCCGGCTGAACACGATCGAGACGGCACGTGCGACGGAAGTGACGGTGGGCGGCAAGACCTACCGTAGCTATCGCGAGGATCTCAACCAGTCCGCGCGACCCGTCGTCGAGCCGCAGATCTATACCCAGCGTGTCGTGTTCTGCCGATAACGACACTTTCCTGCGCGGACACGCCGGCAGCGTAGCGCGCGGGCATCAAGGCCCGCCGCGCACCATGTCGCGCCGGCCGGTCCGACGGACAACCCTACGCGGCGAGGTCATCGTGAACTATTGCTGCCCGATCAGACTGTCAGGCCCGAATGAGGGCGAACGGGCCGTGTGCACGCCGCCGTTCGTCGCCGTTCGGCACCATCGCACGGCGCTGTCGCGCCCGCTCGTCTATCTGTCGCAGCGTCCGGACGTCGGGCTGGTCGACTGCCTCACGTCGCGCGGCTGGGAGGTATGGC encodes:
- a CDS encoding xanthine dehydrogenase family protein molybdopterin-binding subunit, which codes for MTIELDHPGSVRPSRRTFLKAAGATAVVSLTIGFEWAGLGRRALAATAPAADFAPNAFLRITPDGAVTVIAKHVELGQGAYTGIATIVAEELDADWSSVRVESAPADAKRYANRAFGTMQATGGSSAMSNSWQQLREAGGKARAMLVSAAAARWKVPAGELATANGVVKHAKSGKTAAYGTLIADASKLPVPDKVTLKQPADFKLIGQRIPRVDAAAKSNGTAHFTLDTTFPGMRVALLQRPPRFGATVKSFDASAAKAVPGVVSIVQVPRGIAVVATGFWAAKQGRDALKVEWDETNAEKRSSDELMREYRELATKPGVSARKDGDADAAIAGAARKISATYAFPYLAHAPMEPLDAVVKLTADSCEIWAGDQFQTVDQGNAAQVAGLKPEQVQIHTLYAGGSFGRRANAWSDYVVEAVSIAKALGADGKPLKLQWTREDDIQGGFYRPMYFHKLDAGLTADGRLVGWRHRIVGQSILAGTPFEPFMVKNGVDATSVEGATNLPYTVPNVSVELTTTKVGVPVLWWRVVGSSHTAYAVEAFIDEAAHSAGKDPYLFRRDLLAKEPRMRAVLELAAQKAGWDPAKPLPKGRGRGIAVAEAFGSYVAQVAEVSVDADGKVKVERVVCAVDCGIAINPDIVAAQMEGGIGFGLGAVLHSAITLKDGHVEQRNFDGYHVLRMAEMPKVEVHIVPSAEAPTGVGEPGVAPVGPAVANAIFAATGKRHYVLPFDSGDTAKA
- a CDS encoding (2Fe-2S)-binding protein encodes the protein MPTSFVLNGKSVTLDADPSMPVLWAIREHAGLTGTKFGCGMAQCGACTVHLEGQAVRSCVLPLAGIADRHITTIEGLQSKPAQAVQAAWVKLQVPQCGYCQSGQIMSATALLEQNPKPTDADIDAAMNGNICRCATYARIRAAIHDAAATLGA
- a CDS encoding AraC family transcriptional regulator — encoded protein: MDMTDIAESRESGRRELATLIGRFAPVDGSHSTAVPALMLHRHTHPVDLGCGVSRAALVIAAQGAKRVIVAGQAYEYDSQNCLITSIDLPILSRVTQASPEAPYLCLSLTLDPQRIVEFAAEMRLPEPDGGPEGEGIALAALTPPLLDAALRLLRLLDMPADIPVIAPLIEKEVLYRLMTSEQGTRLRQMAVAGSKTHRIARAIEWIRDHYAEPMRVETLAQAVNMSVSSLHHHFKHVTTLSPLQYQKQLRLHEARRLLLRQGGDVGSVAATVGYESASQFSREYSRLFGAPPMRDVVHLRKKELLGT
- a CDS encoding chemotaxis protein CheA, with the protein product MNSNKIRVACAAMFAMATIGAQAQTADSTSSAQSSTSSTAVSLGGGASMNTNTTTGGNATSSSAVRGSGNSSVQVNLTMPSSTSGGANVTPQSASSLAAGAPGTSPYNTQAAENVNYSGTQTIKTNPAIQAPGLTTTLSDTCMGSVSVGVSFPGFGATGGTTLVDQACVRRLDAREFRAMGLTDVALALLCQSDANRRAVEATGHLCPGTTAPLARSNVAPAADATVADDVKYHDPLVRNRMGLPPIDAAAPAPVQTRPVATTAVQAAPIPVPMPVPAPSIAAPAVSAVPAATQAAAVKASQAAAVVPAAAAAPVAAAAPAVAAAPAVAAAPAVAPAAMSAVPAAAVVAVPAVANKAPEPAPVVADKAPQPAPVVAEKTPEPAPVVAEKAPEPAPVVAEKTPEPAPVVAEKTPEPAPVVAEKAPEPAPIVADKAPEPAPAATDNAAQVAPVADAKAAEPAAQAAAEAPAPEAAQPAVESAAAPAADMPAVSEPAPVDQQAAPAAPVMPAPAVISTSTSS